One Cucumis melo cultivar AY chromosome 8, USDA_Cmelo_AY_1.0, whole genome shotgun sequence genomic window, TGTGAGAAGGAAAGGAAATTAAAGCTTATTAGAGAGTGGGGCCCTCTTGTAGGAAAACAAGGATTCAGCGGAAACGCAAAGTGGGGCCAAGCCGGGTTTCTTTGTCTAGAGTAAATCCTCTCGCATGAGGTGGATCCATCACCGTAGGATCAAAACAACCGAGACGATCCCATCGCCGTTCAATCACCGACCACTGAGGCCCCACTAGGATGTCAACCAATCAGACGGCTCTCTCTTCTTCGCTATACTTCCGTGTGAGACCGTTGCTTGGGCATCAAAAGAACGCCCAATTAAGAATGTAAAAGAAATTacgaaatataaaaaatgaaagagaacACGAAGAAAGCGAAATTCCAAGGCTTGAGATAGGGCCCACTTTAATTTGACCCCAGAAAGACGTTTTGCAGTTGTAGtgtttacttttcttttctttttttctttttcaattcttACCTTGACCGGAAAAGTGCCCGGCGGGAACTTGGTGGTGAGCAGCTCCCTCATCCTTCTCACCGCCTTCACTTTGTTCGCCAAAATGTCGAGTAAAGGAAGAAGCTCCTCCGTCTTCAATGGAAATTGCTCCGTTAACCACACCGATGGACGTAAGCTTCTCACGTACTCCTTTTCCTTCGTCTGCGGCGGCTCAACTGGAGCCGCCGTGAAAGTCGGCCTACCGACCTTCCTTGGTGGTGGTGCTGTCGCGGACGGTATGTCCACGCTTTTCCTAGGCATCATTACCCATTCCCTCTCTTCAGGAACAAAACTACTGTGTCTTCGCCGGTCAGTGCTATTCCTGTCAGCCAGCCCGAAACTAGGGTTTTCGGCTACTAAGAATCCGTCGTCGTCTTCGTCGAGTTCCAGCGGAAGGACCTGCTCGCTACCTGCCACGTCACCTTCGCTGCCGGCTACTTTTCGAGATCGGAAGCTGAACACTACGTTATGTACTTCGTAAACTTTGGCTTTCCATTCTCCAACGCTTTCGGTTTTCTCTTGTCTTCTCCAGTTGGTTCTTCCGACGAGTTCTGCTTTCGTGACGTCCATTCCCGGGCGGTAAACGCATGTCTGAGAGCAGAATCCGGCAATGTCAGTTTCACTCATCGGAGCCCCAGCGTTTTCGAACGCGTCGAAGATTTTGCGGTCGTCACGATTGATCACAAGCAGAGAACCAGAGGGAATGTCATGGGTCTGATCGCCATCTCCGAGAAAGAGAAAACTCTGATCCGCGCGCTGGATCTTCAAGCCATCAAATCCAGCCAAAGACGTATCGGCTCGGAGATTGCCATCACGCTTCCAAATTCTATACGTATCCGAGGGAGCAATTTTCCCAACAAACGGAATTACAGAGCTCTCAAAGTGAAACGAAATTTCCATATAGAAATCTCGCATTCGACGAAGAACAGCAATTACCCGCGGCAATCGTCGGCGCCACTTAGACCAAGCAGCGCGATGGTGAACCTGAAGTAGAATAAGCGCAATGTCAGAACTCCGGCGACACATAGCCTCCTGAAGAGGGTTCCAACCAGCAGAATTCTGGAGAGAAATATCAGCCCCAGCAGAAGAAAGAGTTTTGGCAGCAAAAGCATCTTTAAGCCTAACAGCAAGATGAAGAGGAGTTTCCCGGTAAGGCACATCACGACGGTCAAGAACAGCGGAGATCTTGTCAGCGATCCGCTCTTGAGCGAGAGAATCAGCCTCAGTATGAATAAGAGCAGGATCAGCAAGACGAGGTAAAGTTGAAACAATACGAGAAAGAGCAGAATGATCGGCAAGAGCAACGGCGTAATGGACAGGACTGTGAGCATAATCCTTAGGTTTAATGGTGGAAAGCGAGGTCGTCGTAGGGGTCGACGACTTCGCCATTATAGAGGTGGAAATGGTAAcaatgaagaagaaaggaagaaagaaagaagatgaagaagaagagagcgACAAATGGTGTGGGGTtgagattttcttttaattaatattttattttatgattcATAATCATAAGACTcacaaagaggaagaagaagagaatgtTAGAGAAGAGGGGGAAAGGGCAAAATGGTAAAAGTGGGTGTGTCTTTATTGGGAAGCACGagggagagagggagagagggaGAGGAGGGAAGGAATGGGCGCGCCTTTTGGTAATGGGGTTTGGTTTGAAGCAGAAGCTGTGGATATTTCTTTCCTATGTCTGTACTTTACCTTCCCTTCCCTTGCCTTGCCTTAACCTTAGTCGTTTTGTTCTGTCTCAAAAATCCAGATgggtatttatttatttatttctttctttctttctttcttttctttttcttctgttAATAAATAAAGTGGTGAATTATGGGAGTAAAAATGAAAACAGGACAGTGAAAAAGGATAGGGAGAGTGTGTGGGTAATCCTAATAATTGGGGGATTTTGGTCAGAAAGTGGCAGAGAGAGGAATGGCAATAGAGGCGTCACCACAGGGCAAAGGCACGGGCGCCCAGTGTCTGCCAGTGGTCACCATTCTGCATGCAACCCTCCCCACAGATGCTTTGTCCCCACCCCCACCGAATCCTTCACTTCAACCCATGTCTTTTGGGCTTGGCCCAATTGTTTTTCTCCCACCTTTAGGCCCAAATTGATAAGAGTTTGCTCATTGGGCCACAAGATTCATAGCCCATCAGCCAACACCATGACACcctgctttttttcttttctttttttttttatatatagttcAAACATAGGTGGTAGTTCAAACTTCAAAACTTAGTCGATGATATGTGTTTTTTAGTTTGTCATATTAACTACAAATTGGTATGTTTGTAAGATAGTTCTTTAAATTATGAATTTAGAGGGGTATAATAAGTAGAATCAtgcaaatataaatatattttaactGCCATGATTTTGTACTATCTATCAACTTCAACGTGTAAGATCTAACTTCTCTACTATATATTTAAGTAATTTATGAATTCCACTActaaaaacataaattttatattttactaTCTTCCTACACGGAAGATTATAGAAGTTTACAACTCTCTAGACTCCATAAATTTATGGAGATCACGACTCTATTTCTCATTCCAAACACGGACGAGTtgttagtttatttatttttaacaatttatgtTGTTAAGTTGATAAAAACTTAAGAGATGCTACCATCCCAAAAGTtgaactaataatataatttaaccCAACGTTGTATAGAAAAAGGTTAAAAAGAGATTCCTCCTGACCCCAGGGTGGAGATAATTTGCCTATTGTGACTGACCAAAATTGTCCTAAATCCAATTGGTTCACTTTCCATTCCATAATTGGAATAAAGTGTCGACACCCACTACTATTTTGAACTTGAGGCTAAGATTTGCTTTACACAAAAC contains:
- the LOC103484613 gene encoding uncharacterized protein LOC103484613, producing MAKSSTPTTTSLSTIKPKDYAHSPVHYAVALADHSALSRIVSTLPRLADPALIHTEADSLAQERIADKISAVLDRRDVPYRETPLHLAVRLKDAFAAKTLSSAGADISLQNSAGWNPLQEAMCRRSSDIALILLQVHHRAAWSKWRRRLPRVIAVLRRMRDFYMEISFHFESSVIPFVGKIAPSDTYRIWKRDGNLRADTSLAGFDGLKIQRADQSFLFLGDGDQTHDIPSGSLLVINRDDRKIFDAFENAGAPMSETDIAGFCSQTCVYRPGMDVTKAELVGRTNWRRQEKTESVGEWKAKVYEVHNVVFSFRSRKVAGSEGDVAGSEQVLPLELDEDDDGFLVAENPSFGLADRNSTDRRRHSSFVPEEREWVMMPRKSVDIPSATAPPPRKVGRPTFTAAPVEPPQTKEKEYVRSLRPSVWLTEQFPLKTEELLPLLDILANKVKAVRRMRELLTTKFPPGTFPVKVAIPVVPTVRVVITFTKFVDLPPVEQFYTPFSSPRQLANSGGDDPSESHCSSLPSSSSSSSSSSSSSSSSSTWLRRSSSHSAAGSTAKQNHRCSWSAVQDESDPFAIPSGYTWARSDDKSSKLKKSKSTRKSK